In one Chitinophaga sancti genomic region, the following are encoded:
- a CDS encoding ABC1 kinase family protein, whose protein sequence is MKEQTNIPTGKVERASRFVTTGLKVGTNYLKHYTKKLIDPSISREELHADNAEDIYDTLSNLKGSALKVAQMLSMDKGMLPKAYTDKFAMSQYSAPPLSGPLVVNTFVKTLGKTPAELYDTFDVKAANAASIGQVHKATKWGKELAIKIQYPGVASSVKSDLRIVKPFAMRIVGMNEVDMDKYFDEIESKLLEETDYKLELTRSMEVSSLCAHIPNLVFPNYYPALSSEKIITMDWLQGYHLKEFLLKNPSQEARNKIGQALWDFYQFQVHQLKKVHADPHPGNFLMREDGTIGIFDFGCIKEIPEDFYINYFLLTDKEILKDEERRKQIYTSLEMIHPEDSEKEIAFFSTLFQKMIDMLTLPFTVPEFDFGDERYFQEIYAYMDYVANLKEVKESKVARGSRHSLYVNRTYFGLYSILSDLKANIKTGLPAH, encoded by the coding sequence ATGAAAGAGCAAACTAATATTCCTACGGGAAAAGTGGAAAGAGCGAGTCGTTTTGTGACCACAGGATTGAAAGTTGGAACCAATTACCTGAAACACTATACCAAGAAACTGATTGATCCCAGTATCAGCAGGGAAGAACTTCATGCTGACAATGCGGAAGATATTTACGACACGCTCAGCAACCTGAAAGGCAGTGCACTGAAAGTAGCGCAGATGTTGAGTATGGATAAGGGCATGCTGCCCAAGGCCTATACTGATAAGTTTGCGATGTCGCAGTACAGCGCCCCTCCCCTTTCAGGCCCGCTGGTGGTCAATACCTTCGTCAAGACCTTAGGCAAAACACCCGCAGAACTGTACGACACCTTCGATGTAAAGGCTGCCAATGCCGCCAGCATCGGGCAGGTACATAAAGCAACCAAATGGGGCAAAGAACTGGCCATCAAAATCCAATACCCCGGGGTAGCCAGCAGTGTGAAATCCGATCTCCGCATCGTGAAGCCCTTTGCCATGCGCATAGTAGGTATGAACGAGGTGGATATGGACAAGTACTTTGATGAGATTGAGAGCAAACTGCTGGAAGAAACAGATTACAAACTGGAACTGACCCGATCGATGGAAGTATCCAGTCTTTGCGCACATATTCCAAACCTGGTATTCCCAAACTATTACCCGGCACTGTCCAGCGAAAAGATCATTACCATGGACTGGCTCCAGGGCTACCACCTGAAGGAGTTTTTACTTAAAAATCCATCTCAGGAGGCCAGGAATAAGATCGGACAGGCGCTGTGGGATTTTTACCAGTTCCAGGTACATCAGTTGAAAAAGGTGCACGCAGATCCTCATCCGGGCAATTTCCTCATGCGGGAAGACGGCACCATCGGCATCTTCGACTTCGGATGTATCAAGGAGATACCGGAAGACTTTTATATCAATTATTTCCTGCTCACGGATAAAGAGATATTGAAAGACGAGGAGCGACGGAAACAAATTTATACCAGCCTGGAAATGATCCATCCTGAGGACTCGGAGAAAGAAATTGCATTTTTCTCTACCCTGTTCCAGAAGATGATCGACATGTTGACACTGCCGTTCACAGTACCGGAATTTGATTTTGGCGATGAACGTTATTTCCAGGAGATCTATGCTTATATGGATTATGTAGCCAACCTGAAAGAAGTGAAAGAATCGAAAGTAGCGCGTGGGTCCAGGCATAGCCTGTATGTGAACAGAACCTACTTCGGCTTGTATTCTATTCTAAGCGATCTCAAAGCGAATATTAAAACGGGGCTTCCTGCACACTAA
- a CDS encoding TetR family transcriptional regulator C-terminal domain-containing protein, whose product MENKLIREAYKNYWLENGKKPVSVYIFCQQLGLSESTFYDSYASFDAVEKDIWLSFFTDTLDKLRADDTYLGYSSREKLLTFYFLWVQKLKEDRSYILLQKEQFHIPGYHENRLEKFKDAFYEYAKGLIQEGYQSGEVKERKFISSQYVHGFWVQALFVLNYWIKDDSEKFELTDAAIEKAVNLSFQLISSGTLDSILDFGKFMFTKK is encoded by the coding sequence ATGGAAAATAAACTCATTCGCGAAGCCTATAAAAATTACTGGCTTGAAAACGGGAAAAAACCAGTTTCTGTATACATATTCTGTCAGCAATTAGGTCTTTCCGAAAGTACCTTTTACGATAGTTATGCATCCTTCGATGCGGTCGAAAAAGACATCTGGTTATCCTTCTTTACAGATACACTTGATAAGCTGAGAGCTGACGATACCTATCTGGGCTATTCTTCCCGCGAAAAGCTCCTCACCTTCTACTTCCTCTGGGTACAGAAACTGAAAGAAGACAGAAGCTACATTCTGCTGCAGAAAGAACAATTCCATATTCCCGGTTATCATGAAAACAGGCTGGAAAAGTTCAAAGATGCGTTTTACGAGTATGCCAAAGGCCTGATCCAGGAAGGTTATCAGTCCGGCGAAGTAAAAGAAAGAAAATTCATTTCCAGTCAATACGTACATGGTTTCTGGGTGCAGGCGCTCTTCGTGCTGAACTACTGGATCAAAGATGATTCAGAAAAGTTTGAGCTGACAGACGCCGCGATCGAGAAAGCTGTGAACCTCAGTTTCCAGCTCATCAGCTCGGGTACGCTTGACAGTATACTGGACTTCGGCAAATTTATGTTCACCAAGAAGTAG